The following coding sequences are from one Natrarchaeobaculum sulfurireducens window:
- a CDS encoding LolA family protein: MNRRRFLATGLSASSVAVAGCVSIPGSADTDGSAASDTPQSSADLIAEALETTKAVETITARRTMTIETPDSSIERVGELAAREPTDRRLEVLESTDDSVPAGSVSIRTPTVTWEYDPDAETAIERNHPNRFLVEERRLDLETLLDVDSELAYEGVEDVDDRETHVVSAELAIDDELERSLDLLVGETVYRIPLELPTGEDGLEDPIVERRLWIDEKSRYPVKERATVSDGETLINELSVTYEDLTLGEKLPDETFEYEPPEGVPVEAAGTEPEGIYDSRADADAVAPYDLPDPAVPDPYALERIVVLEKRAALGTSTTFWYADPNEPDRELFVAVRNEKRFSPDVLEEDEVDGVSVYRRDGRIRSFFWTCEPLNYEVSSPDSDAPLRAVAASVGCP, encoded by the coding sequence ATGAATCGGCGACGGTTCCTCGCAACCGGGCTCTCCGCCTCCAGCGTGGCCGTGGCGGGCTGCGTGTCGATCCCCGGCAGCGCCGACACCGACGGGTCCGCGGCGTCCGACACGCCGCAATCGAGTGCGGACCTGATTGCTGAGGCCCTCGAGACGACCAAAGCAGTCGAGACGATCACGGCTCGGCGAACGATGACCATCGAGACGCCCGACTCGTCGATCGAACGCGTTGGCGAACTCGCCGCGCGTGAGCCGACCGATCGCCGGCTCGAGGTGCTCGAGTCGACGGACGATAGCGTCCCCGCAGGCTCCGTTTCGATCCGAACGCCGACGGTTACCTGGGAGTACGACCCGGACGCGGAGACGGCTATCGAACGCAACCATCCGAACCGGTTTCTCGTCGAGGAGCGCCGACTCGACCTCGAGACTCTCCTCGATGTGGACTCCGAACTGGCATACGAGGGCGTCGAAGACGTCGACGACCGAGAGACTCACGTGGTGAGTGCCGAGCTCGCTATCGACGACGAACTCGAGCGCTCTCTGGACCTGCTCGTCGGCGAGACGGTGTACCGGATCCCTCTCGAACTACCGACTGGTGAGGACGGCCTCGAGGATCCGATCGTCGAACGCCGTCTCTGGATCGACGAGAAGTCGCGCTACCCGGTCAAAGAGCGCGCGACCGTCTCCGACGGTGAGACGCTCATCAACGAGCTGTCGGTGACCTACGAGGACCTCACACTCGGTGAGAAACTGCCCGACGAGACGTTCGAGTACGAGCCGCCAGAGGGAGTTCCAGTCGAGGCGGCCGGGACCGAGCCCGAAGGGATCTACGACTCGCGTGCGGACGCTGACGCGGTCGCTCCCTACGACCTCCCCGATCCAGCGGTGCCCGACCCGTACGCCCTCGAGCGAATCGTCGTCCTCGAGAAGCGGGCTGCACTCGGCACGAGCACGACGTTCTGGTACGCAGACCCCAACGAGCCCGACCGAGAATTGTTTGTCGCCGTCCGCAACGAGAAGCGATTCAGTCCCGACGTCCTCGAGGAAGACGAGGTCGACGGCGTCTCGGTCTACCGGCGCGATGGGCGGATTCGGAGTTTCTTCTGGACGTGTGAGCCCCTCAACTACGAGGTCTCGAGTCCGGATTCGGATGCGCCGCTACGTGCGGTCGCTGCCTCGGTCGGCTGTCCGTAG
- a CDS encoding M24 family metallopeptidase: MNVDVDLSPLRATLEDAGVDGYLIDDDASDSDQRYLSGFTAPDPYQTLVTADGVHLLVSGLEYGRAQSEAAADSVSRRAAYDYQELVGQHGPYEGKLRTIAAFLEDHGVDSIAVPRTFPTGTADGLREHGLEVTVESKGVVEEIRASKTPWERDQIRRTQKANEAAMARAEELIAAAEVADDGTLLADGEALTSERVKEAIEVTLLRHGCGLDDTIVACGADGADPHDRGSGPLRAEELIVIDIFPRDTETGYFADMTRTFARGDPGEEARRRYEVTKEAYEAALEAVEPGVTGGAVHDVVCDVIEGAGYETLRSDPTTETGFIHSTGHGVGLDIHEQPSVSPAGGELEAGHVLTIEPGIYDPAVGGVRIEDLVVVTEDGVENLTDYCVALEPRSS; the protein is encoded by the coding sequence ATGAACGTCGACGTCGACCTCTCGCCGCTTCGAGCGACCCTCGAAGACGCGGGCGTAGACGGCTATCTGATCGACGACGATGCATCGGATTCCGATCAACGGTATCTCTCCGGCTTCACGGCCCCTGATCCCTACCAGACGCTCGTGACGGCCGACGGCGTCCACCTGCTCGTCTCCGGCCTCGAGTACGGCCGGGCGCAGTCCGAGGCAGCCGCAGACTCCGTCTCCCGGCGGGCGGCCTACGACTACCAGGAACTCGTGGGCCAGCACGGTCCTTACGAAGGAAAACTCCGGACGATCGCCGCCTTTCTCGAGGATCACGGCGTCGACTCGATCGCGGTCCCGCGAACGTTTCCGACGGGGACCGCAGACGGCCTTCGCGAACACGGCCTCGAGGTGACCGTCGAGTCCAAGGGTGTCGTCGAGGAGATTCGAGCGAGCAAGACCCCGTGGGAACGCGACCAGATTCGACGGACCCAGAAAGCCAACGAAGCCGCGATGGCCCGCGCCGAGGAACTGATCGCGGCCGCGGAGGTCGCCGACGACGGCACGTTGCTTGCCGACGGCGAGGCGCTCACCAGCGAGCGCGTCAAAGAAGCGATCGAAGTCACCCTCCTCCGGCACGGCTGCGGGCTCGACGACACCATCGTCGCCTGCGGTGCCGACGGTGCGGACCCACACGATCGCGGGAGCGGCCCGCTTCGGGCCGAGGAACTGATCGTGATCGACATCTTCCCGCGCGATACGGAGACGGGCTACTTCGCGGATATGACCCGGACGTTCGCTCGAGGCGACCCCGGCGAGGAAGCCCGTCGGCGGTACGAGGTGACGAAAGAGGCCTACGAGGCCGCCCTCGAGGCCGTCGAACCCGGCGTCACTGGTGGTGCTGTCCACGACGTCGTCTGCGACGTGATCGAGGGGGCGGGCTACGAGACGCTCCGCAGCGACCCCACCACGGAAACCGGCTTCATCCACAGCACCGGCCATGGCGTCGGCCTCGACATCCACGAGCAGCCAAGCGTCTCGCCCGCGGGCGGCGAACTCGAAGCCGGCCACGTGTTGACGATCGAACCTGGCATCTACGATCCCGCCGTCGGCGGCGTCCGCATCGAGGATCTGGTGGTCGTCACCGAGGACGGCGTCGAGAACCTGACCGACTATTGCGTGGCGCTCGAGCCCCGGTCGTCCTGA
- a CDS encoding response regulator encodes MDDRERGTDPTREIEPSDVADILLVDQSPGDVRLIEEGFADGSIVNQVHAVADGESALEFLRKEGEYEDAPSPKLILLDLHLPKLSGEALLAELEDDPDFRQTPVIVLTSSSAEEDVVRSYDMNANAYIQKPVEPMDFVTIARAIEDFWLALVELPCTE; translated from the coding sequence ATGGACGACCGAGAGCGTGGAACGGATCCCACCCGTGAGATCGAACCGTCCGACGTAGCCGACATTCTTCTCGTCGATCAGAGTCCGGGTGACGTTCGATTGATCGAGGAGGGCTTCGCCGACGGCAGCATCGTAAATCAGGTGCACGCAGTCGCCGATGGAGAGAGCGCCCTCGAGTTCCTGCGCAAGGAGGGCGAATACGAAGACGCACCGTCACCGAAGCTGATCCTCCTCGATCTGCACCTGCCGAAACTCAGCGGGGAAGCTCTGCTCGCGGAACTCGAGGACGATCCGGACTTTCGACAGACGCCCGTCATCGTTCTCACGAGTTCCTCAGCCGAGGAGGACGTGGTCAGATCCTACGACATGAACGCGAACGCGTACATCCAGAAACCCGTCGAACCGATGGATTTCGTCACGATCGCTCGAGCGATCGAGGACTTCTGGCTTGCACTGGTCGAGTTGCCGTGTACCGAGTGA
- a CDS encoding NAD(P)/FAD-dependent oxidoreductase, protein MKRIGVVGAGAAAAAATFVLSETTDASITVLEKSGGLCGRAATRRRDGIVYDYGANYVKSADERVTELLTETLEADSLVDVTEPIWTFDADGEVSEGRESDEHKWSYRRGLTQVAKRLFARTDAEIHRRTRVERIVREGHDDADGRGDDDSAGVWFLEDADGERWGPFDALLLNPPAPQTADLLRSADWDGDEALRAALLEAVDAVPYRTIWTGVFHYPFALERPYYALINTDKAHEVGWIAREECKPGHVPDGETVLVVQASHEWSVDRYDEPPEENLAELAQHTAELLEDDRLTEPDWTDHQGWRYALTDDGAPTGPIRSAESVGLYCLGDWVAGEARVHAALRCGLDVGERLALAGE, encoded by the coding sequence ATGAAACGAATTGGCGTCGTCGGCGCGGGGGCCGCCGCCGCAGCGGCGACGTTCGTCCTCTCGGAGACGACCGACGCGTCGATAACCGTCCTCGAGAAGTCGGGCGGCCTCTGTGGCCGGGCGGCGACCCGTCGGCGTGATGGGATCGTCTACGACTACGGGGCCAACTACGTCAAATCGGCGGACGAACGAGTGACCGAACTGTTGACTGAGACGCTCGAGGCCGACAGTCTCGTCGACGTCACCGAACCGATCTGGACGTTCGACGCCGACGGTGAGGTCAGCGAGGGGCGGGAGAGCGACGAGCACAAGTGGAGCTACCGTCGGGGGCTGACCCAGGTCGCCAAACGGCTCTTCGCGCGGACGGACGCGGAGATCCACCGACGGACTCGCGTCGAGCGGATCGTCCGAGAGGGCCACGACGACGCCGATGGCCGGGGTGACGACGACTCGGCCGGCGTCTGGTTCCTCGAGGACGCCGATGGCGAACGCTGGGGGCCGTTCGACGCGCTACTGTTGAACCCACCGGCTCCACAGACCGCCGACTTGCTTCGGAGCGCCGACTGGGACGGCGACGAGGCGCTTCGAGCCGCGCTGCTCGAGGCGGTCGACGCGGTCCCCTACCGGACGATCTGGACCGGCGTCTTCCACTATCCGTTCGCGCTCGAGCGGCCGTACTACGCGTTGATCAACACGGACAAAGCCCACGAAGTGGGATGGATCGCCCGCGAGGAGTGTAAACCCGGCCACGTCCCTGACGGTGAGACGGTGCTGGTCGTCCAGGCCAGCCACGAGTGGTCCGTCGACCGCTACGACGAGCCACCCGAAGAGAACCTGGCGGAGCTGGCCCAGCACACCGCCGAACTGCTCGAAGACGACCGGCTCACCGAGCCCGACTGGACGGACCACCAGGGCTGGCGTTACGCGCTGACGGACGACGGCGCACCGACCGGCCCGATTCGAAGCGCCGAGTCGGTGGGGCTGTACTGTCTCGGTGACTGGGTCGCCGGCGAGGCGCGGGTCCACGCTGCACTCCGGTGTGGGCTCGACGTCGGCGAACGACTCGCACTCGCTGGCGAGTGA